The following DNA comes from Bactrocera neohumeralis isolate Rockhampton unplaced genomic scaffold, APGP_CSIRO_Bneo_wtdbg2-racon-allhic-juicebox.fasta_v2 cluster11, whole genome shotgun sequence.
acagttttataatttacatatatttacaattgGCCTTCattacaactaatttttcaaaagaaaaatcagaCAATGATTGCCGCCTTTGACTGTTGACGATCCCGGCAAATGAAAACAGTCGTTCAACTGGAGCTGAAGACGTTAAGggcgtgttaaaaaaaaaataaatgcctcccttaataaatcatatttttggtAAATCTCGTCAGCACTTGCATTGTCATTTAAATAGCTGAAGAACTGCTGTTTTATTACGGATCGTTGGTCAACTTTAATCTGTTCTTGTGGAGAAGAACTTACTTCAATTTCATCATCTGCAAAGTCAAatctttaaaatgaaaaacaaaattaatgtacGCATAAGCTCACCATCATcactgaaatcaaaaaaatcgggCATAGTCGacacattattaatttttctttcaaaattaaatgttttacaatttttggcgTAAAACCTGTAAAGTGTTTCTAAAACTCTGCTGGTTATATTTTCGACAGTTAATTCTGGCAATTCCGGATTTAATTTCAGCAACACCTTGACCCATTTCATTTTGATGCTTTGAGTTAGCACTGTTGCTGCAATTGCAATATTTGCCTCAGGCTTCAACATGAAATATGGTTGGAACCTTTCTCTTAACCTCTgttccatttttaaaataagagaTGATAATTGTTGCAATTCCTGGGATCTACATAGCTTATGCAGCCTATTGCTCAGTGTCACAAGAGTTGGTATTAAAAATCCTGtaataatatgaatataaatttatattttaaagaaccaaaatatgaaaataccaTAGTTAATGTTGCTTTCTCCTTGAAGAAAGTCCAGGGCCTTTGCAATTGGTTCCATTACCAAATTGTACATTTCCAGGTACTGTATGTCTCTTGCAGAAAACTGTGGCAAAGTCAACTTATCACAcagattatttaatttttctttgtagcAAAGTAGTTTTTTAACTGCGTCATGCAATGAGTTCCAACGAGTAACAACGGGCAAAACCAACGATGATCCCAGGTGCCCTTCAATTATTTCCGACGACTTTGGCCACTTGCACTTCTTCCACAAGTTGTAGCATTTATCGAAtgtctaaaaaatttaacattaaacatattttcacaattacaaaacgttttctattgcattaaaaaaaatgtttcgttacattttttcaatttcaacgattatttttttaatgcaaaataatacCATTTGTTCTGCGACTTACCATCTTATGCTGGATATACAGTGGCTgctcagtttttaaaattttatcgaaGTCGGTTGAAGCAAGCAAATTCAGAGTATGGCTGCAACATCTCTGATGTGTGGGCAACAAACTTTCATTATCAAAGTCTGGCATTTCGTCATTAATTTCATCTTCGAAAAAGTCATTTCCCACACCATAATCTCTGaacgcttttaaaaaatttgaaccgTTGTCCGTAATGGTCAAGACAATGTTTGAGCTGTTCAAACCAAAGGCAGTGTTGATCTCAGTAATCATCTGAGCAATATTTCCCGCGGTGTGTGCTCCACAAATTCTTCTACATGCCAAAGCTGCCGATTTGCGTTCGAAATTGTCTGTAAGCCAATGACACGTATATCCAAGGAAGCTTCTATGATTTCCAGACCAAACATCTGCTGTAGTACAGAAATATTTAGAGCAAACCatgttttcttttacattttccatCATGATGGTATATTTTGTTTCCAATTTCTTAGCCGCTGTTTGCCTACACATCACCTTCATACCTGTACTTTGAAAAAGATCtataaaggattttttttccagAATGG
Coding sequences within:
- the LOC126766125 gene encoding uncharacterized protein LOC126766125 isoform X1 — translated: MSVHVSETDFSADDSIEDLDFNTTGSKRKSSLSAKSGPALKKVRVNSQKIIFKEEFYTEVEKISDKTTCAKCVACHRVIRGSGEVTSNFIKHLQVKHSECFKTYKSYKIGSPFGGNMQSEFDGKLLHAMIDCSLPLSILEKKSFIDLFQSTGMKVMCRQTAAKKLETKYTIMMENVKENMVCSKYFCTTADVWSGNHRSFLGYTCHWLTDNFERKSAALACRRICGAHTAGNIAQMITEINTAFGLNSSNIVLTITDNGSNFLKAFRDYGVGNDFFEDEINDEMPDFDNESLLPTHQRCCSHTLNLLASTDFDKILKTEQPLYIQHKMTFDKCYNLWKKCKWPKSSEIIEGHLGSSLVLPVVTRWNSLHDAVKKLLCYKEKLNNLCDKLTLPQFSARDIQYLEMYNLVMEPIAKALDFLQGESNINYGFLIPTLVTLSNRLHKLCRSQELQQLSSLILKMEQRLRERFQPYFMLKPEANIAIAATVLTQSIKMKWVKVLLKLNPELPELTVENITSRVLETLYRFYAKNCKTFNFERKINNVSTMPDFFDFSDDDDEIEVSSSPQEQIKVDQRSVIKQQFFSYLNDNASADEIYQKYDLLREAFIFFLTRP
- the LOC126766125 gene encoding uncharacterized protein LOC126766125 isoform X2, which codes for MSVHVSETDFSADDSIEDLDFNTTGSKRKSSLSAKSGPALKKVRVNSQKIIFKEEFYTEVEKISDKTTCAKCVACHRVIRGSGEVTSNFIKHLQVKHSECFKTYKSYKIGSPFGGNMQSEFDGMKVMCRQTAAKKLETKYTIMMENVKENMVCSKYFCTTADVWSGNHRSFLGYTCHWLTDNFERKSAALACRRICGAHTAGNIAQMITEINTAFGLNSSNIVLTITDNGSNFLKAFRDYGVGNDFFEDEINDEMPDFDNESLLPTHQRCCSHTLNLLASTDFDKILKTEQPLYIQHKMTFDKCYNLWKKCKWPKSSEIIEGHLGSSLVLPVVTRWNSLHDAVKKLLCYKEKLNNLCDKLTLPQFSARDIQYLEMYNLVMEPIAKALDFLQGESNINYGFLIPTLVTLSNRLHKLCRSQELQQLSSLILKMEQRLRERFQPYFMLKPEANIAIAATVLTQSIKMKWVKVLLKLNPELPELTVENITSRVLETLYRFYAKNCKTFNFERKINNVSTMPDFFDFSDDDDEIEVSSSPQEQIKVDQRSVIKQQFFSYLNDNASADEIYQKYDLLREAFIFFLTRP
- the LOC126766125 gene encoding uncharacterized protein LOC126766125 isoform X3, whose product is MSVHVSETDFSADDSIEDLDFNTTGSKRKSSLSAKSGPALKKVRVNSQKIIFKEEFYTEVEKISDKTTCAKCVACHRVIRGSGEVTSNFIKHLQVKHSECFKTYKSYKIGSPFGGNMQSEFDGKLLHAMIDCSLPLSILEKKSFIDLFQSTGMKVMCRQTAAKKLETKYTIMMENVKENMVCSKYFCTTADVWSGNHRSFLGYTCHWLTDNFERKSAALACRRICGAHTAGNIAQMITEINTAFGLNSSNIVLTITDNGSNFLKAFRDYGVGNDFFEDEINDEMPDFDNESLLPTHQRCCSHTLNLLASTDFDKILKTEQPLYIQHKMTFDKCYNLWKKCKWPKSSEIIEGHLGSSLVLPVVTRWNSLHDAVKKLLCYKEKLNNLCDKLTLPQFSARDIQYLEMYNLVMEPIAKALDFLQGESNINYGFLIPTLVTLSNRLHKLCRSQELQQLSSLILKMEQRLRERFQPYFMLKPEANIAIAATVLTQSIKMKWVKVLLKLNPELPELTVENITSRVLETLYRFYAKNCKTFNFERKINNV